A window of the Nibribacter ruber genome harbors these coding sequences:
- the mutS gene encoding DNA mismatch repair protein MutS, with translation MKQYNAIKAKHPGALLLFRVGDFYETFGEDAIKASKILGIMLTKRGNGSASETALAGFPHHSMDTYLPKLVRAGERVAICDQLEDPKTVKGIVKRGVTELVTPGVSFNDQVLDQKRNNYLASLHFGKNNIGIALLDASTGDFMLAEGDIGYMGKLLQNFSPAEVLFCKGKKEAFFQNFGQDFCHYGLDEWVYSYDFAVENLTKQFNTQSLKGFGVEGLTEGITAAGAILHYLAETQHHDLRHISTLGRLEEDNYVWLDRFTVRNLELIYPQHPEGVPLINVLDNTVTPMGARLLRKWLVLPLKDAAQIRRRLDTVEGLQARPELLQDITYYLKQMSDLERLISKVAVRRVNPRELLQLARALEATLPIKELLSVSGVPALQKLADQLLPCASIRDEIQTILKPQAPILTNQGNLVNDGIDPELDELRTIAFSGKDYLLQIQQREIQNTGISSLKIAYNKVFGYYLEVTHAHKDKVPSSWIRKQTLVNAERYITEELKTYEEKILHAEDRLYVIEQRIFNELMLSTAEYVPQIQQNAKALAVLDCLANFAQLATQNGYVKPEVDESTALNITQGRHPVIEKQLPPGERYVPNDIRLDNDEQQVIIVTGPNMAGKSALLRQTALIVLMAQIGCFVPAEAAQIGVIDKIFTRVGASDNLSRGESTFMVEMTETASILNNLSDRSLVLMDEIGRGTSTYDGISIAWAIVEHLHNAPKGRAKTLFATHYHELNQLTEDFPRVRNYNVSVKESNGKILFMRKLVEGGSAHSFGIQVAQMAGMPNSVVIRANEIMHHLEQEKISHPHQDSQEVMKSLPKQPYQLSMFELNDPQLVRIKEIFEKLDINTITPVEALLKLNELKMLVDKK, from the coding sequence ATGAAACAATACAATGCCATTAAGGCCAAACATCCCGGCGCGCTCCTGCTTTTCAGGGTGGGGGACTTCTATGAAACGTTTGGCGAAGATGCCATAAAGGCCAGCAAGATTCTGGGCATCATGCTCACCAAGCGCGGCAACGGATCTGCGTCAGAAACTGCTCTGGCCGGGTTTCCGCACCATTCCATGGACACCTACTTGCCCAAACTGGTAAGAGCCGGGGAGCGCGTGGCCATCTGCGACCAGCTGGAAGACCCCAAAACCGTCAAAGGCATTGTCAAGCGCGGGGTCACTGAATTGGTAACCCCGGGCGTGTCATTCAATGACCAGGTGCTGGACCAGAAACGGAACAACTATTTGGCGTCCCTGCACTTCGGGAAGAACAATATAGGGATTGCTCTATTAGACGCATCTACGGGTGATTTTATGCTGGCCGAAGGCGATATTGGCTACATGGGCAAGCTGTTGCAGAACTTCAGCCCCGCCGAGGTCTTGTTCTGTAAAGGCAAGAAAGAGGCGTTTTTTCAGAACTTCGGGCAGGATTTCTGCCATTACGGCCTGGACGAATGGGTGTATAGCTATGACTTTGCCGTAGAGAACCTCACTAAGCAGTTCAATACGCAATCGTTGAAAGGCTTCGGGGTAGAGGGTTTGACCGAAGGCATTACCGCCGCCGGAGCCATCCTGCATTACCTGGCAGAAACCCAGCACCACGACCTGCGCCATATTTCTACCCTGGGTCGCTTGGAAGAAGACAACTACGTCTGGCTGGATAGATTCACAGTACGCAATTTGGAGCTGATTTATCCGCAACACCCAGAAGGCGTGCCTTTAATCAATGTGTTGGACAACACCGTCACGCCCATGGGCGCCCGCCTTTTGCGCAAATGGCTGGTCTTGCCTTTGAAAGACGCCGCCCAGATTAGAAGACGCTTGGACACCGTGGAAGGTCTGCAAGCCCGGCCCGAACTGTTGCAGGACATCACGTACTATCTCAAGCAGATGAGCGACCTGGAGCGCCTCATCTCCAAGGTAGCCGTGCGCCGGGTAAATCCCCGCGAGTTGTTGCAATTAGCCCGCGCGCTGGAAGCCACCTTGCCCATTAAAGAATTACTGTCGGTGAGCGGCGTGCCGGCCCTGCAAAAACTAGCCGACCAGTTATTGCCCTGCGCCAGCATCCGAGATGAGATTCAAACTATCTTAAAACCGCAGGCCCCCATCTTGACCAATCAAGGCAACTTGGTGAATGACGGCATTGACCCAGAGCTGGACGAGCTACGCACCATCGCCTTCTCGGGCAAAGATTACCTGCTTCAGATTCAACAGCGCGAAATCCAGAACACCGGCATTTCTTCATTAAAGATTGCCTACAACAAGGTGTTCGGGTATTACCTGGAGGTGACGCACGCGCACAAAGACAAAGTGCCTTCGTCCTGGATTAGAAAACAGACCTTGGTGAACGCTGAGCGCTATATAACGGAAGAGCTCAAAACCTACGAAGAGAAGATTTTGCATGCCGAGGACCGCCTGTACGTGATTGAACAGCGCATCTTCAATGAATTGATGCTGAGCACCGCCGAGTACGTGCCTCAGATTCAGCAGAACGCCAAGGCACTAGCGGTGCTGGACTGTCTAGCCAACTTCGCGCAACTGGCCACGCAGAACGGTTACGTAAAGCCCGAGGTAGACGAAAGCACCGCCCTGAACATCACCCAAGGCCGACACCCGGTCATTGAGAAACAGTTGCCGCCCGGCGAGCGCTACGTGCCCAATGACATCAGGCTGGACAATGACGAGCAGCAGGTGATCATTGTGACTGGTCCTAACATGGCCGGTAAAAGTGCTTTGCTGCGTCAAACGGCCCTCATTGTGCTCATGGCGCAGATTGGCTGTTTTGTGCCGGCAGAGGCCGCCCAGATTGGCGTGATAGACAAAATCTTCACCCGCGTGGGTGCTTCAGACAACCTGAGTAGGGGCGAGAGTACGTTCATGGTGGAAATGACCGAGACGGCCAGCATTCTCAACAACCTTTCTGACCGCAGTCTGGTCTTGATGGATGAGATTGGCCGCGGTACCAGCACCTATGACGGTATTTCCATTGCCTGGGCTATTGTAGAGCACTTACATAACGCGCCTAAAGGTCGGGCCAAAACGCTTTTTGCCACGCACTACCATGAATTGAACCAGCTCACCGAGGATTTCCCGAGGGTGCGCAACTACAACGTGAGCGTAAAGGAGAGCAACGGCAAGATTCTGTTCATGCGCAAACTGGTGGAGGGGGGCAGTGCCCACAGCTTCGGGATACAGGTGGCCCAGATGGCCGGTATGCCCAACAGCGTGGTGATACGGGCCAATGAAATCATGCACCACCTGGAGCAGGAGAAAATCAGCCATCCGCACCAGGACAGCCAGGAGGTGATGAAGAGCCTACCCAAACAGCCGTACCAGCTCAGCATGTTTGAACTCAATGACCCGCAACTGGTGCGCATCAAGGAGATTTTTGAGAAACTAGACATTAACACCATCACGCCGGTTGAGGCTTTGCTCAAACTGAATGAGCTGAAGATGCTGGTGGACAAAAAATAG